From Aneurinibacillus sp. REN35, a single genomic window includes:
- the accA gene encoding acetyl-CoA carboxylase carboxyl transferase subunit alpha: protein MAGELSFEKPLLELNAKIEELRKFTEEKDIDFTDEIVKLEARAKSLAQDIYGNLTPWQRVQLARHPERPTTLDLINALFTDFIELHGDRLYGDDAAIVAGIAKFNGRPVTVMGHQKGRDTKENIARNFGMPHPEGYRKALRLMQQADKFNRPIICFINTTGAYPGKAAEERGQSEAIARNLREMASFGVPILCVVVGEGGSGGALALGVGNRLLMLENAFYSVISPEGAAALLWKDASQAQRAAETMKITAHDLHELGVVDEIVPEPIGGAHRHLAQTAASLRTVLAAHLGELSKMGRDELIADRYEKYKSIGRYAAFTESI from the coding sequence ATGGCCGGAGAATTATCTTTTGAGAAACCCCTCCTTGAATTAAATGCAAAAATTGAGGAGCTTCGCAAATTTACGGAAGAAAAGGATATAGATTTTACCGATGAAATTGTAAAATTAGAAGCGAGAGCAAAATCGTTGGCGCAGGACATATACGGCAATCTGACGCCATGGCAGCGGGTGCAGCTTGCAAGGCATCCGGAGCGCCCTACTACGCTTGACCTAATCAACGCTTTATTTACGGACTTTATTGAGCTGCACGGAGACCGTTTATACGGAGATGATGCAGCTATTGTAGCAGGCATTGCGAAGTTTAACGGTCGTCCTGTCACAGTAATGGGACATCAAAAGGGTCGGGATACGAAAGAAAACATCGCACGCAATTTTGGCATGCCGCATCCGGAAGGATACCGTAAAGCGCTGCGTCTTATGCAGCAGGCAGACAAATTCAACCGCCCGATCATCTGCTTCATTAATACAACAGGTGCTTATCCGGGTAAGGCAGCAGAAGAGCGGGGGCAGAGTGAAGCAATTGCCCGCAACTTGCGTGAGATGGCATCATTTGGGGTACCGATACTTTGTGTTGTAGTTGGTGAGGGCGGCAGTGGCGGCGCACTTGCTCTTGGTGTTGGGAATAGGCTGCTTATGCTTGAAAATGCCTTTTATTCTGTTATATCCCCAGAAGGCGCAGCCGCGCTTCTATGGAAGGATGCAAGTCAGGCACAGCGTGCAGCTGAGACGATGAAGATTACCGCTCATGATCTGCATGAACTGGGTGTGGTAGATGAGATTGTGCCTGAGCCGATTGGCGGCGCCCACCGTCATCTTGCACAAACCGCAGCTTCCTTGCGTACAGTACTGGCTGCACATCTGGGTGAATTGAGCAAGATGGGAAGGGACGAATTAATTGCCGACCGCTACGAGAAGTATAAATCGATAGGACGGTATGCAGCTTTCACAGAATCTATCTAG
- the pyk gene encoding pyruvate kinase → MRKTKIVCTIGPASESIETLKALMEAGMNVARLNFSHGSHEEHGARITAIRQAASELGKNVAILLDTKGPEIRTGVLEKPSVELVEGETIVLTTEEIKGDERRVSVTYDGLPNDVQPGCTILIDDGLIGLEVEKVEGTEIYCHIRNGGTLKDRKGVNVPGVQIGLPGITEKDASDIEFGIRQGIDMIAASFVRKAEDVLEIREILERHHADIHIISKIENHEGVNNAADILAVSDGLMVARGDLGVEIPAEEVPLVQKELIRRCNEAGKPVITATQMLDSMQRNPRPTRAEASDVANAIFDGTDAIMLSGETAAGKYPIEAVQTMKRIAERTETALSYREILHTNSVKKQTVIPDALSQAVANVAFDLDACAIITATESGHTARMVSKFRPKAPIVAVTPHPHICRKLALVWGVIPLQSEPTDNTDEMLDISVRTAVNSGVVKRGDLVVITAGVPVREPGTTNLLKVHIVGDVVARGQGIGHSAATGKVLRVRDGSEKFPEDGSNVVIITKGTDREMMPLIEKASALVVEEGGLTSHAAVVGLNLGIPVVVGVENATRLFEDGDEVTVDPSSGRIYAGFARIL, encoded by the coding sequence ATGCGAAAAACGAAGATTGTATGTACTATTGGTCCTGCAAGTGAGTCGATTGAAACGTTAAAAGCGCTAATGGAAGCAGGAATGAATGTGGCGCGACTAAACTTTTCTCACGGCTCTCATGAAGAGCACGGTGCACGTATTACCGCAATTCGTCAAGCGGCATCAGAACTTGGTAAGAATGTGGCGATTCTGCTGGATACGAAAGGGCCGGAAATTCGCACAGGCGTGCTGGAAAAACCATCCGTAGAGCTTGTAGAAGGCGAAACAATTGTGCTGACAACAGAGGAAATTAAAGGGGACGAGCGGCGTGTTTCGGTAACGTATGATGGTCTGCCCAATGATGTTCAACCTGGCTGCACCATTCTAATCGATGACGGTTTGATTGGTCTTGAGGTTGAGAAGGTGGAAGGTACAGAGATTTATTGTCATATCCGAAACGGTGGAACATTAAAAGATAGAAAAGGCGTAAATGTACCGGGTGTACAGATCGGACTGCCAGGCATCACAGAAAAAGATGCGAGCGATATTGAATTTGGCATCCGTCAGGGCATTGACATGATTGCCGCTTCGTTTGTCCGTAAAGCGGAAGATGTACTTGAAATTCGTGAAATTTTAGAGCGGCACCATGCTGATATTCATATCATCTCCAAGATTGAGAATCATGAAGGGGTGAATAATGCCGCTGATATTCTTGCGGTATCTGACGGTTTGATGGTTGCACGTGGTGACCTTGGTGTCGAAATTCCCGCTGAGGAAGTCCCGCTGGTTCAAAAAGAGTTAATTCGCCGTTGTAATGAAGCGGGTAAACCGGTCATTACGGCGACACAAATGCTGGATTCGATGCAGCGCAATCCGCGCCCGACTCGAGCAGAAGCAAGCGATGTTGCCAATGCGATCTTTGATGGCACAGATGCGATTATGCTATCGGGCGAAACGGCAGCAGGTAAATATCCGATCGAAGCGGTTCAAACGATGAAGCGGATTGCTGAGCGTACGGAAACAGCGCTTTCGTATCGAGAGATTCTTCATACAAATTCCGTGAAGAAACAAACGGTCATTCCTGATGCGCTCAGTCAGGCTGTTGCGAATGTGGCCTTTGATCTGGATGCATGCGCGATCATAACGGCAACAGAGAGCGGGCATACGGCACGGATGGTGTCCAAGTTCCGACCAAAAGCGCCGATTGTTGCTGTAACTCCTCATCCGCACATTTGCAGAAAGCTTGCGCTTGTCTGGGGAGTGATTCCATTGCAGAGCGAACCGACGGATAATACGGATGAGATGCTTGATATTTCCGTACGTACGGCTGTGAATTCAGGTGTGGTTAAGCGCGGCGATCTCGTGGTCATTACAGCGGGTGTTCCTGTGCGTGAACCGGGAACGACGAACCTTTTGAAGGTGCATATTGTAGGCGATGTAGTCGCACGAGGCCAGGGCATTGGTCATAGCGCCGCAACCGGTAAAGTACTGCGGGTGCGCGATGGCTCGGAAAAATTCCCTGAGGATGGTTCGAATGTAGTCATCATTACCAAAGGAACGGATCGCGAGATGATGCCGTTAATTGAAAAAGCGAGCGCTCTTGTTGTTGAGGAAGGCGGATTGACATCCCATGCAGCAGTTGTTGGTCTAAACCTGGGTATTCCCGTTGTCGTCGGGGTAGAGAATGCAACCCGGTTGTTCGAAGACGGGGATGAAGTAACGGTTGATCCGTCTAGCGGACGCATCTATGCCGGCTTCGCTCGGATTCTGTAA